In a single window of the Acidobacteriota bacterium genome:
- a CDS encoding HAD-IIIA family hydrolase, translated as MANIKLLLMDCDGVLTDGRLYYSSSGEELKAFHVRDGHAIVEWHRAGNRSGIISGRSSKAVEARARELGIEFVYQGVTDKVAALNEILKAAGVDASEAAFIGDDIPDIKVMEAVGFSVAVGDAAADVKQIADLVTEAVGGRGAVREAVEHLLKKDQ; from the coding sequence ATGGCAAACATAAAACTCTTGCTAATGGATTGTGATGGTGTTCTGACGGACGGTCGGCTGTACTATTCGTCGAGCGGAGAGGAGCTGAAAGCGTTCCATGTTCGCGACGGCCATGCGATCGTAGAATGGCATCGGGCCGGTAATCGATCCGGGATCATTTCCGGGCGCAGTTCGAAGGCTGTCGAGGCGCGGGCAAGAGAACTGGGCATCGAGTTCGTCTATCAGGGTGTAACAGATAAGGTCGCCGCACTAAACGAAATTCTTAAGGCGGCAGGCGTCGATGCGAGCGAGGCCGCGTTCATCGGCGATGATATTCCCGACATAAAGGTGATGGAGGCGGTCGGATTCTCAGTCGCCGTCGGCGATGCTGCAGCCGACGTCAAGCAGATCGCCGATCTCGTCACTGAAGCAGTTGGCGGCCGCGGTGCCGTCCGGGAAGCGGTCGAGCATCTGCTGAAGAAAGATCAATAG